The Chiroxiphia lanceolata isolate bChiLan1 chromosome 4, bChiLan1.pri, whole genome shotgun sequence genome contains a region encoding:
- the ADRA1D gene encoding alpha-1D adrenergic receptor isoform X2, translating into MTFPELSNGSLSGNRTGQGSQSGANRSWGLQGEESPDGNGTTLTFALDVQAVGVGVFLAVFILSAIVGNILVILSVACNRHLQTVTNYFIVNLAIADLLLSTTVLPFSATLEVLGFWVFGRIFCNIWAAVDVLCCSASIMSLCIISVDRYIGVKYSLKYPTIMTERKAGVILVVVWLSSMVISIGPLLGWKEPPPQDESICSITEEPGYALFSSLFSFYLPLMVILVMYFRIYVVARRTTRSLEAGVKKERNKSMEVVLRIHCRSVLEEPLSSTRSKGHNFRSSLSVRLLKFSREKKAAKTLAIVVGVFILCWFPFFFILPFGCLQ; encoded by the coding sequence ATGACTTTCCCCGAGCTGAGCAATGGCAGCTTGAGTGGGAACCGGACGGGACAGGGCAGCCAGAGCGGTGCCAACCGgtcctgggggctgcagggtgagGAGAGCCCCGACGGCAACGGCACCACGCTGACTTTCGCCTTGGACGTGCAGGCGGTGGGCGTCGGGGTCTTCCTGGCCGTGTTCATCCTCTCGGCCATCGTGGGGAACATCCTGGTCATCCTGTCGGTGGCTTGCAACCGGCACCTGCAGACGGTCACCAACTACTTCATCGTCAACCTGGCCATCGCCGAcctgctgctcagcaccaccGTGCTGCCCTTCTCGGCCACCCTGGAGGTGTTGGGCTTCTGGGTGTTCGGGCGCATCTTCTGCAACATCTGGGCAGCGGTGGAcgtgctgtgctgctctgcctccatCATGAGCCTGTGCATCATCTCCGTGGACAGGTACATCGGCGTCAAGTACTCCCTCAAGTACCCCACGATCATGACCGAGAGGAAGGCGGGGGTCATCCTCGTGGTGGTCTGGCTCTCCTCCATGGTCATCTCCATCGGGCCCCTGCTGGGGTGGAAGGAGCCGCCGCCGCAGGATGAGAGCATCTGCAGCATCACAGAGGAGCCAGGCTATGCCCTgttctcctccctcttctccttctaCTTGCCCCTCATGGTCATCCTGGTGATGTACTTCAGGATCTACGTGGTGGCCAGGCGGACCACCCGGAGCTTGGAGGCAGGGGTCAAGAAGGAGAGGAATAAATCCATGGAGGTGGTTCTGCGCATCCACTGCCGCAGCGTCCTGGAGGAGCCTCTCTCCAGCACCCGCAGCAAGGGGCACAACTTCAGGAGCTCCCTCTCCGTGCGGCTCCTCAAGTTCTCCCGTGAGAAAAAAGCAGCCAAGACTCTCGCCATCGTCGTGGGTGTTTTCATCCTCTGCTGGTTCCCCTTCTTCTTCATCCTGCCTTTTG